In one Erinaceus europaeus chromosome 3, mEriEur2.1, whole genome shotgun sequence genomic region, the following are encoded:
- the TIGD2 gene encoding tigger transposable element-derived protein 2 has product MLGKRKRVVLTIKDKLDIIKKLEEGISFKKLSIVYGIGESTVRDIKKNRERIINYANSSDPTSGVSKRKSMKSSTYEELDRVMIEWFNQQKTDGVPVSGTICAKQAKFFFDALGMEGDFNASSGWLTRFKQRHGIPKAAGKGTKLKGDETAASEFCGNFQEFVERENLQPEQIYGADQTGLFWKCLPSRTLAFDAEQNTSSYRSSRERIIIMCCANATGLHKLSLCVVGKAKRPRAFKGADLANLPVTYFSQKSAWIEHSILRQWFEKCFVPQVQKHLKSKGLLEKAVLLLDFPTAHPDEELLSSGDGRITVKYLPPNVTSLIQPMSQGVLATVKRYYRTGLLQKYMNEGTDPKMFWKNLTVLDAIYEVSRAWNMVKSSTITKAWRNLFPDNEESSGMSIDEGAILAANLATVLQNTEDCEPVHIENIDQWLESRSSASSCQVPADSKATEIQTRLVEQKPSNKMKKPELNPEKYISHKSALEWTENLLDYLEQQDDMLLSDKLVLRRLRTIIRRKQKIQNNKSHQ; this is encoded by the coding sequence ATGTTAGGGAAACGGAAGAGGGTGGTATTGACAATTAAGGACAAGCTTGACATTATTAAGAAACTAGAGGAGGGTATTTCTTTCAAGAAGCTTTCCATTGTGTATGGGATTGGTGAATCCACAGTTCGTGACattaaaaagaacagagaaaggaTAATAAATTATGCAAACAGTTCAGATCCTACAAGTGGGGTATCGAAACGTAAATCTATGAAGTCTTCAACATATGAGGAACTCGATAGAGTTATGATAGAGTGGTTTAACCAGCAGAAGACAGATGGGGTTCCAGTGTCCGGAACCATTTGTGCAAAACAAGCCAAATTCTTTTTTGATGCTTTAGGGATGGAAGGTGATTTCAATGCTTCATCTGGCTGGCTAACTCGCTTTAAGCAGCGCCATGGTATCCCAAAGGCAGCCGGCAAAGGAACCAAATTAAAAGGAGATGAAACTGCTGCCAGTGAATTTTGTGGCAACTTTCAGGAATTTGTTGAGAGAGAAAACCTGCAGCCAGAGCAAATTTATGGTGCTGATCAAACTGGATTGTTCTGGAAATGCCTACCCTCAAGGACATTAGCTTTTGATGCTGAGCAAAATACTTCTAGTTATAGGTCAAGCAGAGAGAGGATCATTATTATGTGTTGTGCAAATGCCACGGGTTTGCACAAACTTAGTCTTTGTGTTGTGGGAAAAGCAAAAAGACCCCGTGCCTTCAAAGGAGCTGATCTGGCAAACCTCCCAGTCACTTATTTCAGTCAAAAAAGTGCATGGATAGAACATTCCATTTTAAGACAGTGGTTTGAGAAGTGCTTTGTGCCTCAGGTACAGAAGCATTTGAAATCCAAGGGGCTTCTAGAAAAAGCAGTGCTGCTTTTGGATTTCCCCACCGCACACCCAGATGAAGAATTGTTGAGTTCAGGGGACGGCAGGATAACTGTCAAGTATTTGCCACCAAACGTCACAAGCCTCATTCAACCTATGAGTCAGGGGGTTCTGGCTACAGTAAAAAGATACTATCGCACAGGACTCCTCCAGAAATACATGAATGAAGGAACGGACCCAAAAATGTTTTGGAAGAACTTGACGGTGTTGGATGCAATTTATGAAGTTTCGAGAGCTTGGAACATGGTAAAATCAAGCACCATAACCAAAGCATGGAGAAACCTCTTCCCTGACAATGAAGAGAGTTCAGGCATGAGCATTGATGAAGGAGCCATTTTAGCTGCTAACCTAGCAACAGTTTTACAGAATACTGAGGACTGTGAGCCCGTGCACATTGAGAATATCGACCAGTGGCTTGAATCTCGGAGTAGCGCCTCAAGCTGTCAGGTGCCAGCTGATAGTAAGGCCACTGAGATCCAGACCAGGCTTGTTGAGCAGAAGCCTTCCAATAAGATgaaaaagccagaactgaatcCAGAAAAGTACATCAGCCATAAATCTGCACTTGAATGGACAGAGAATTTGCTAGATTACTTAGAACAACAAGATGATATGCTTCTGTCTGATAAACTGGTGTTACGGAGGCTTCGAACAATAATACGAAGAAAGCAGAAGATCCAGAATAACAAAAGTCATCAATAG